ATAGATGCAAACTTTCCACATTTGCATATAAATATACACAAGGAAATAATTTAAAAGGTGAGTTAAAATGAAAGAAAAGTCCCACAGAATGGAAAAGGTAAATTCTATGTTGAAAAAAGAGTTATCTGAAATTATATCTGAAGAGATAGCATTGCCAAAGGATAATTTTATAACAGTGAGTTTTGTAGATACTACAGCAGACTTAAGCGAAGCTCAAGTTTTTATTTCTGCTTTAAAAGACGAGGAAGAAATTTTAGAGGTTTTAAATAAACAAAGTGGACATATAAGATACGTTCTTGGTAAAAGAATCAGAATGAAGAAAACACCAAAGCTATTGTTTAAAAAAGATATTTTTGAATTGAATATATCTTTGTAAATGATGCTATATCTTGAGTGATAAATCAGAGATTTTTATAAAATTTTAAAAAAGAGATCCTTCGGCCTTACAGCCTCAGGATTATTATAAAACTTATTCTCTTAAAGTTTAAAAATTTTTGGTATACTTAATATACGATGACAGGAAAAGGTCAACTTACAAAAATTTTGGAACAGTCTCACTCACTTCAGTCTTTGACTATTTACATTCTGCAGCCGGCAAAAACCTCCCTAATCTTATTGAATCTCTCATACGACGTATCTTTTAATTAATATAGAAAAGAAGTTTCTTAGGAGAATATTTATTCTTTTCAATCAATTTTCAATATCTGTTTCATTAAATTAAAATCAATTTTTCAATTTCTTAACAAGGTTTCGTCACAAAAAATTCAAACTGTGTTATAAAACTCTTGCAAACTTTTTTATTTTGAGTTATCCTAATTTAAGAAATTTTATAGAGGAGAGCCGATAATGACCACAGGTTATTTAGGACTGACGATTTTCTTTATACTGGCTACCGCAATTGGAGTAGTTCTTTTAGTTGTAAACAGACTTCTTGCACCAAAAACACCGGAACCTTATGAAGGCTATCCTTACGAATGTGGTGTTCCTCTTTACGATAAAACAACATGGACAACAATAGACCAAAAATATTATCTTCTTGGATTGCTTCTTGTACTTTTTGACCTTGAATCAGCTTTTGTATTTCCTTGGGCGGTTATTTTTAGAGAGGTTGCACAGGTTGCACCTGGTTTTATACTTACTGAAATGTTTTTCTTCTTAGGTATATTAATTCTTGGTTACATCTATGCTTGGAAAAAAGGAGCGTTAAAATGGCAATGACAAATAGTGGAATAATTTTAACAACAGTTGAAGAAGTTTTAAGCTGGGCAAGAAGAAATTCTTTATGGCCTGTATCTGTTGGTTTAGCATGCTGTGCTATTGAGATGATGCATACAGCTGCTTCAAGATTTGATACAGACAGGCTTGGAATCATATTCAGAGGTTCTCCAAGACAATCAGATGTTTTAATCGTAGCTGGAACAGTAGTAAATAAAGTTGCTCCTATGCTTAGGCTTATATATGAGCAAATGCCGGACCCAAAATGGGTTATAGCTATGGGCGGTTGTGCATCTGCCGGAGGTCCTTTCCCTACATATGCAACTTTACAGGGAGTAGATAGAATAATTCCTGTAGATGTTTATATTCCGGGCTGTCCGCCAACACCACAGGCTTTACTTTGGGGAATATTAGAGCTTCAGAAAAAGATAAAAGCAAAAAAAGAAGGAAAAGAGTTTACAGAGATTCCTATAAAAGTTCCTCAAGAATCAAAGCCTATCTCTAAATAGCAGGGAATTATTTTGACATGGATAACCTTAGATAAAGCTAAAAGGATAAATTCTGTTTTTGATGTTAAAATTGAAAGTTATAAAGACAATGTCTGGGTAGAAGTAGAAAAAGATAATTTAATCGATCTTTTAAAATTTCTAAAAGAAGACCCGGACTTTTCCTTTAAAATGTTTATCGACTTTACAGTCGTAGATTATCCATATCACAACCCAAGATTTCAAGCGGTTTACATTCTTTACTCTCCAGAATACAACGAAAGAATCATAGTCAAAACTTGGACTGATGATACTCTGCCATCTT
The sequence above is drawn from the Sulfurihydrogenibium sp. genome and encodes:
- the rbfA gene encoding 30S ribosome-binding factor RbfA, whose protein sequence is MKEKSHRMEKVNSMLKKELSEIISEEIALPKDNFITVSFVDTTADLSEAQVFISALKDEEEILEVLNKQSGHIRYVLGKRIRMKKTPKLLFKKDIFELNISL
- the ndhC gene encoding NADH-quinone oxidoreductase subunit A, which gives rise to MTTGYLGLTIFFILATAIGVVLLVVNRLLAPKTPEPYEGYPYECGVPLYDKTTWTTIDQKYYLLGLLLVLFDLESAFVFPWAVIFREVAQVAPGFILTEMFFFLGILILGYIYAWKKGALKWQ
- a CDS encoding NADH-quinone oxidoreductase subunit B family protein, with translation MAMTNSGIILTTVEEVLSWARRNSLWPVSVGLACCAIEMMHTAASRFDTDRLGIIFRGSPRQSDVLIVAGTVVNKVAPMLRLIYEQMPDPKWVIAMGGCASAGGPFPTYATLQGVDRIIPVDVYIPGCPPTPQALLWGILELQKKIKAKKEGKEFTEIPIKVPQESKPISK